A stretch of Camelina sativa cultivar DH55 chromosome 18, Cs, whole genome shotgun sequence DNA encodes these proteins:
- the LOC109130648 gene encoding uncharacterized protein LOC109130648 — MADWGPVLIAVILFVVLSPGLLFQIPAGGRVVEFGNMQTSGASILVHAIIFFGLITIFTIAINVHIYSG; from the coding sequence ATGGCGGATTGGGGACCAGTGTTGATCGCCGTGATCCTCTTCGTAGTTCTATCGCCGGGACTACTTTTCCAGATTCCGGCGGGAGGTCGAGTTGTCGAATTCGGGAATATGCAGACCAGTGGCGCCTCCATTCTTGTTCACGCCATCATCTTCTTTGGTCTCATCACTATCTTCACCATCGCCATTAACGTCCACATCTATTCCGGTTAA
- the LOC104762489 gene encoding gamma carbonic anhydrase-like 1, mitochondrial, with protein MATSIARLSRRGVASNLIRRCFAAEAALEKKTEVPKPQLTVSPSPDRVKWDYRGQRQIIPLGQWLPKVAVDAYVAPNVVLAGQVTVWDGSSVWNGAVLRGDLNKITVGFCSNVQERCVVHAAWSSPTGLPAATIIDRYVTVGAYSLLRSCTIEPECIIGQHSILMEGSLVETRSILEAGSVVPPGRRIPSGELWGGNPARFIRTLTNEETLEIPKLAVAINHLSGDYFSEFLPYSTVYLEVEKFKKSLGIAV; from the exons ATGGCGACTTCAATAGCTCGACTTTCTCGGAGAGGAGTAGCTTCTAACCTGATCCGTCGTTGCTTCGCTGCGGAGGCGGCGTTGGAGAAGAAGACGGAGGTGCCTAAACCGCAATTGACGGTGTCGCCGTCGCCGGATCGGGTGAAATGGGACTACAGAGGCCAGCGACAGATCATTCCTTTGGGACAGTGGCTCCCGAAGGTAGCCGTTGACGCTTACGTGGCGCCGAACGTTGTGTTGGCCGGTCAGGTCACAGTCTGGGACGGCTCTTCTGTTTGGAACGGTGCCGTTTTGCGCGGCGATCTTAACAAAATCACCGTCGGGTTCTGCTCGAATGTTCAGGAACGGTGTGTTGTTCATGCCGCGTGGTCCTCCCCAACAG GATTACCAGCAGCAACAATTATCGACAGGTACGTGACAGTGGGTGCATACAGTCTTCTGAGATCATGTACCATCGAACCAGAGTGCATCATCGGGCAACACTCAATACTAATGGAAGGATCTCTGGTCGAGACTCGGTCAATCCTGGAAGCGGGATCAGTTGTGCCGCCAGGAAGAAGGATCCCGTCAGGTGAACTATGGGGAGGCAATCCAGCAAGATTCATAAGAACCTTAACCAACGAAGAAACCCTAGAGATCCCAAAACTCGCTGTGGCCATCAACCACTTAAGCGGAGATTACTTCTCTGAGTTCCTACCTTACTCAACTGTCTACTTAGAGGTAGAGAAGTTCAAGAAGTCCCTTGGAATCGCCGTTTAG
- the LOC104763650 gene encoding uncharacterized protein LOC104763650: MGSKTIVSIILVVCLCAAFFVVQGVAQVQLPSLSPGLFPPGSPIDLVKCWSSLFNVQGCVLEISKSIFSGKFENVEGACCKAFSTLDANCWPHMFPLNPFFPPLLKDNCARINSNLPTHN, translated from the coding sequence ATGGGAAGCAAAACCATTGTCTCGATAATCTTGGTTGTATGCCTTTGTGCTGCTTTTTTTGTCGTTCAAGGAGTAGCTCAAGTGCAACTGCCTTCATTGAGTCCCGGGCTTTTCCCTCCCGGTTCACCTATTGATCTGGTGAAATGTTGGTCGTCTCTTTTTAACGTTCAAGGGTGTGTGCTCGAGATCTCCAAATCAATTTTCTCTGGCAAGTTTGAAAACGTTGAAGGTGCATGTTGCAAAGCGTTCTCGACTTTAGACGCAAATTGTTGGCCTCACATGTTTCCCTTGAATCCGTTCTTCCCACCTCTCCTCAAGGACAACTGTGCACGCATCAACTCCAACTTACCTACACACAATTGA
- the LOC104762491 gene encoding F-box/LRR-repeat protein At5g63520-like isoform X2 produces MIKGTSEKKIDMVLITSLNDDLLHNILLRLPAKSFAFASCVNRSWNSVCNRILSRPKMVSAFSRNPNQTRAGEEVLDKVLSEPIRPDFVIANITYGNMEEALTLITERVGSRVPIIVSVVAGILGKEACNDNPGEVKNHVTTDDGLSVVANFAILLTIGYLPGIKVEVVPVIQAKRESEADIGDKFVMDIRNYVSVVSGHAAPACLILFGEDTHATEPILHKLDYAMPAETIIVGDQIGEFLHKCGNEPRNVQLHKDDSRVLAGLIFARDKHRTAQAGKIHFDAAISRAMSSVDLRYKAANVRVSRRPRCPSTLLTAKRGGEAEVLNGDQILDDINDFLGNQIWENDPYLGVIKRRKYSVGLEEKPKIMASLVYHQVTGADEQDLLVNGAEIRTGDYFQVYLPDLNVAEASLNAVSSHLRNLKSKPNKPEVVGGFVFVGSRRGDSFFGRQNADCSPFLENFPELPFGGIFCNSEIGRSLFVEDGEEKKEVSIRRCLHVYSSVYLIVSYTF; encoded by the exons atgataaaggGAACGAGTGAAAAGAAGATAGATATGGTTTTAATCACTTCCCTGAACGATGACCTTCTTCATAACATTCTCTTGAGGTTGCCGGCGAAATCGTTTGCTTTCGCTTCTTGTGTCAACCGATCCTGGAACAGCGTCTGCAATAGAATCCTCTCTCGCCCCAAAATGGTCTCTGCTTTCTCACGTAATCCTAATCAAACT AGGGCTGGAGAAGAAGTACTTGATAAGGTTTTGTCTGAGCCAATTAGACCAGATTTTGTGATCGCAAACATTACATATGGGAACATGGAAGAAGCTTTGAcactg ATAACTGAAAGAGTGGGATCAAGGGTTCCTATTATTGTATCTGTTGTTGCTGGAATCTTAGGAAAAGAAGCATGCAATGACAATCCTGGAGag GTTAAAAATCATGTTACAACTGATGATGGCTTGTCCGTTGTTGCAAATTTCGCTATACTGTTGACGATTGGATACTTACCAGGAATCAAAGTCGAAGTTGTTCCTGTAATTCAAGCAAAAAGG gaatcTGAAGCGGATATAGGAGACAAATTTGTGATGGATATCAGAAATTATGTATCCGTGGTTTCAGGTCATGCTGCACCAGCCTGTCTTATACTCTTTGGG GAGGATACTCATGCCACAGAACCTATTCTTCATAAACTGG ATTATGCCATGCCTGCAGAAACTATTATAGTGGGTGATCAAATTGGCGAGTTTCTACACAAATGTGGTAATGAACCAAGAAATGTTCAGTTGCACAAAGATGATAGCAGAGTTCTCGCAGGTTTAATCTTTGCTAGAGATAAACACAGAACCGCTC AGGCTGGAAAAATTCACTTTGACGCTGCAATATCAAGAGCAATGTCATCAGTTGATCTGAGGTACAAGGCGGCTAATGTCCGTGTTAGTCGCCGTCCTAGATGTCCTTCTACGCTTCTGACTGCCaaaagaggaggagaagcagaGGTTCTTAATGGCGATCAAATTTTAGATGACATAAATGATTTT TTAGGAAACCAGATATGGGAGAATGATCCATATCTCGGAGTAATAAAACGAAGAAAATATTCAGTTGGTTTGGAGGAAAAGCCAAAGATCATGGCCTCACTTGTATATCATCAAGTAACTGG AGCTGACGAGCAGGATCTTTTAGTCAATGGTGCTGAAATCAGAACCGGTGACTATTTCCAAGTATACCTCCCTGATCTCAATGTGGCTGAAGCATCACTAAATGCTGTATCTTCTCATCTTAGAAATCTCAAGTCTAAGCCGAATAAGCCTGAAGTCGTTggaggttttgtttttgttggtagCAGACGCGGTGACTCCTTCTTTGGTCGTCAAAATGCAGACTGCTCACCGTTTTTGGAGAATTTCCCGGAGTTACCATTTGGTGGTATATTCTGCAACAGTGAGATCGGACGCAGCTTATTCGTAGAGGAtggagaggaaaagaaagaagtgaGCATCAGAAGATGTCTTCACGTTTATAGTTCAGTATATCTTATTGTCTCGTATACTTTTTAG
- the LOC104762491 gene encoding F-box/LRR-repeat protein At5g63520-like isoform X1 encodes MIKGTSEKKIDMVLITSLNDDLLHNILLRLPAKSFAFASCVNRSWNSVCNRILSRPKMVSAFSRNPNQTRAGEEVLDKVLSEPIRPDFVIANITYGNMEEALTLITERVGSRVPIIVSVVAGILGKEACNDNPGEVKNHVTTDDGLSVVANFAILLTIGYLPGIKVEVVPVIQAKRESEADIGDKFVMDIRNYVSVVSGHAAPACLILFGEDTHATEPILHKLDYAMPAETIIVGDQIGEFLHKCGNEPRNVQLHKDDSRVLAGLIFARDKHRTAPEAGKIHFDAAISRAMSSVDLRYKAANVRVSRRPRCPSTLLTAKRGGEAEVLNGDQILDDINDFLGNQIWENDPYLGVIKRRKYSVGLEEKPKIMASLVYHQVTGADEQDLLVNGAEIRTGDYFQVYLPDLNVAEASLNAVSSHLRNLKSKPNKPEVVGGFVFVGSRRGDSFFGRQNADCSPFLENFPELPFGGIFCNSEIGRSLFVEDGEEKKEVSIRRCLHVYSSVYLIVSYTF; translated from the exons atgataaaggGAACGAGTGAAAAGAAGATAGATATGGTTTTAATCACTTCCCTGAACGATGACCTTCTTCATAACATTCTCTTGAGGTTGCCGGCGAAATCGTTTGCTTTCGCTTCTTGTGTCAACCGATCCTGGAACAGCGTCTGCAATAGAATCCTCTCTCGCCCCAAAATGGTCTCTGCTTTCTCACGTAATCCTAATCAAACT AGGGCTGGAGAAGAAGTACTTGATAAGGTTTTGTCTGAGCCAATTAGACCAGATTTTGTGATCGCAAACATTACATATGGGAACATGGAAGAAGCTTTGAcactg ATAACTGAAAGAGTGGGATCAAGGGTTCCTATTATTGTATCTGTTGTTGCTGGAATCTTAGGAAAAGAAGCATGCAATGACAATCCTGGAGag GTTAAAAATCATGTTACAACTGATGATGGCTTGTCCGTTGTTGCAAATTTCGCTATACTGTTGACGATTGGATACTTACCAGGAATCAAAGTCGAAGTTGTTCCTGTAATTCAAGCAAAAAGG gaatcTGAAGCGGATATAGGAGACAAATTTGTGATGGATATCAGAAATTATGTATCCGTGGTTTCAGGTCATGCTGCACCAGCCTGTCTTATACTCTTTGGG GAGGATACTCATGCCACAGAACCTATTCTTCATAAACTGG ATTATGCCATGCCTGCAGAAACTATTATAGTGGGTGATCAAATTGGCGAGTTTCTACACAAATGTGGTAATGAACCAAGAAATGTTCAGTTGCACAAAGATGATAGCAGAGTTCTCGCAGGTTTAATCTTTGCTAGAGATAAACACAGAACCGCTC CAGAGGCTGGAAAAATTCACTTTGACGCTGCAATATCAAGAGCAATGTCATCAGTTGATCTGAGGTACAAGGCGGCTAATGTCCGTGTTAGTCGCCGTCCTAGATGTCCTTCTACGCTTCTGACTGCCaaaagaggaggagaagcagaGGTTCTTAATGGCGATCAAATTTTAGATGACATAAATGATTTT TTAGGAAACCAGATATGGGAGAATGATCCATATCTCGGAGTAATAAAACGAAGAAAATATTCAGTTGGTTTGGAGGAAAAGCCAAAGATCATGGCCTCACTTGTATATCATCAAGTAACTGG AGCTGACGAGCAGGATCTTTTAGTCAATGGTGCTGAAATCAGAACCGGTGACTATTTCCAAGTATACCTCCCTGATCTCAATGTGGCTGAAGCATCACTAAATGCTGTATCTTCTCATCTTAGAAATCTCAAGTCTAAGCCGAATAAGCCTGAAGTCGTTggaggttttgtttttgttggtagCAGACGCGGTGACTCCTTCTTTGGTCGTCAAAATGCAGACTGCTCACCGTTTTTGGAGAATTTCCCGGAGTTACCATTTGGTGGTATATTCTGCAACAGTGAGATCGGACGCAGCTTATTCGTAGAGGAtggagaggaaaagaaagaagtgaGCATCAGAAGATGTCTTCACGTTTATAGTTCAGTATATCTTATTGTCTCGTATACTTTTTAG
- the LOC104762492 gene encoding heavy metal-associated isoprenylated plant protein 3-like, with the protein MGEEEKKPEAVEEKKMEEKKPEEEKKEVEEKKAEEVAEKKGDDSEKKPQEGGEPNKDSKEDSPPPAPEAPAPPPPPQEVVLKVYMHCEGCARKVRRSLKGFQGVEDVMTDCKTGKVVVKGEKADPLKVLARVQRKTHRQVELISPIPPPSPPPEKKAEEEKPKVEEKKVEPPVVLTVVLKVHMHCEACATEIKKRIMRMKGVESAESDLKGSQVSVKGVFEPQKLVEYVYKRTGKHAAIMKIDPPPPPPPEEAAAEAEKKEEGKGENGGGESKGEEGKKNENAKTDEEKKEADGGKEEGKAAESGGGGESGGGGEEGEKIVEVRKIENPYYYYYYQPPRVAVPPMEMPHAYPPQLFSDENPNACTVM; encoded by the exons atgggAGAG gaagagaagaaaccagaagcagtagaagagaagaaaatggaggagaagaaaccagaagaggagaaaaaagaagtagaagaaaagaaagcGGAGGAGGTAGCTGAGAAAAAAGGAGATGATTCTGAGAAGAAACCTCAAGAAGGAGGAGAACCTAACAAAGATTCCAAAGAAGATTCTCCTCCGCCGGCGCCTGAGGCTCCAGCACCGCCTCCTCCTCCGCAAGAGGTTGTCCTTAAGGTTTACATGCACTGTGAAGGATGTGCTAGAAAAGTCCGCCGTTCCCTCAAAGGCTTCCAag gagTGGAAGATGTGATGACTGATTGTAAAACGGGGAAAGTGGTGGTGAAAGGTGAGAAAGCTGATCCACTGAAAGTATTAGCCAGGGTTCAGAGGAAGACCCACCGTCAAGTTGAGCTTATATCTCCGATTCCTCCACCGTCTCCGCCCCCGGAGAAGAAAGCAGAGGAGGAGAAACCTAaagtggaagagaagaaagtggaG CCTCCGGTAGTGTTGACGGTGGTACTGAAGGTTCATATGCACTGCGAAGCTTGTGCGACGGAGATAAAAAAACGGATCATGAGAATGAAAG GAGTGGAATCTGCTGAATCCGACTTGAAGGGTTCTCAAGTGTCTGTGAAAGGAGTGTTCGAACCTCAAAAGCTCGTAGAATACGTTTATAAGCGGACTGGTAAACATGCAGCGATCATGAAAATCGACCCGCCACCTCCACCGCCACCCGAAGAGGCAGCAGCGGAagcagagaagaaggaagaaggaaaggGAGAAAACGGTGGGGGAGAATCCAAAGGcgaagaagggaagaagaacgAAAATGCGAAGACGgacgaagaaaagaaagaagcagaTGGCGGTAAAGAAGAAGGCAAAGCGGCAGAAAGCGGTGGAGGCGGTGAAAGTGGCGGTGGCGGTGAGGAGGGAGAAAAAATTGTGGAGGTGAGGAAGATAGAGAATCcttattactactactattacCAACCGCCGCGTGTGGCGGTTCCACCTATGGAAATGCCGCATGCTTATCCGCCTCAATTATTCAGCGACGAGAATCCAAACGCATGTACCGTAATGTAA
- the LOC104762493 gene encoding recQ-mediated genome instability protein 1-like, producing MRRRRLQLRYSSDEEEEDEDETGTSGIGDSARSGGIASAVLQPETSVASNSNPNPGEAIDVSEVEIIDVFGNPPPTPPDSSIPTPYPVDLSETESDFVSGNNYESPISEILSRLGIKLKREWWVSCLSGLEISIPQFSRLDVAAKAKHCFEQFMFSDMNICGGGVLPRNVASMNLIELPGPFVLQVDEIVNIGCPLKGRYENANAGLKRCLKLSMTDGVQRVFGMEYRPIKDLQVLSPAGLKIVVSSVQVRHGLLMLVPEIVEVLGGMVEELEEARKRLVVEVNKPPRGKRTTRGVVPSLATRATLAAWSLNGNDTGNHVNSSTSGNASQAQANVQGVPVNVTGTHNSSRRMDEPPASTNVEATVSRVEHMQIDTASAHGERTFSDVHSTSSNIHRASSTAGTSCSGTRSFSNSVGGNTLDQQTSNVTSFVEEMHIETGRVRDTTSHVHGSGSGGLADVEVSNMVIDLEGPSVLTNTEKPFTYLAELSQKWAVMKDTMHSVQGRIKCFLTGVKKFQFKQQSTYELLCYVDDGSLICEILLHNDVVQNRIGHSSMEVTAALSSSAPTSVNAMMKEKLKRFQFFLADFEGIMVVEMNRSSQYPVAIEMNQGCSLTDARLLFERIKSSSNLNPVLVLSP from the exons ATGCGTAGACGACGGCTGCAACTCCGATACTCctccgacgaagaagaagaagacgaagatgaaacTGGAACAAGCGGAATTGGTGATTCTGCTCGGAGCGGTGGTATAGCCTCAGCTGTACTACAACCGGAAACCTCAGTAGCTTCGAATTCTAACCCTAATCCCGGCGAAGCAATTGATGTATCGGAAGTTGAGATTATCGACGTCTTTGGTAATCCGCCTCCCACACCGCCGGATTCTAGTATTCCTACTCCGTATCCGGTTGATTTGTCGGAGACAGAGTCGGATTTTGTGAGCGGTAATAACTATGAATCGCCGATCAGTGAGATTCTTTCTCGATTAGGGATTAAATTGAAGAGAGAGTGGTGGGTCTCTTGTCTTTCAGGACTTGAAATTTCGATTCCGCAATTTTCCCGCCTCGATGTTGCAGCGAAAGCTAAGCATTGCTTTGAGCAGTTCATGTTTTCCGATATGAATATATGCGGAGGTGGGGTTCTTCCTCGGAATGTTGCGTCTATGAATCTTATAGAACTCCCTGGTCCGTTTGTTCTTCAg gTTGATGAGATTGTTAACATTGGATGTCCACTCAAAGGAAGGTATGAAAACGCTAATGCAGGGCTGAAGAGGTGCCTTAAGCTGTCCATGACAGATGGTGTTCAACGCGTTTTTGGTATGGAATACAGGCCTATTAAAGATCTTCAAGTCTTGTCTCCTGCTGGTTTAAAG ATTGTTGTATCTAGTGTACAAGTTCGGCATGGACTTTTAATGCTAGTACCTGAAATTGTAGAAGTTTTAGGAGGGATGgttgaagaacttgaagaagcaaGAAAGCGTCTGGTTGTTGAAGTAAACAAACCTCCACGAGGGAAAAG AACAACGAGAGGAGTGGTTCCTTCATTGGCAACCAGAGCAACTCTAGCGGCGTGGTCGCTAAATGGCAATGATACTGGCAATCATGTAAATAGTTCTACCTCAGGCAATGCTAGTCAGGCTCAGGCCAATGTTCAAG GCGTACCCGTAAATGTAACGGGAACTCACAATAGTTCACGGAGAATGGATGAGCCTCCTGCTTCTACCAATGTGGAAGCTACTGTGTCAAGGGTTGAGCATATGCAGATTGATACTGCTTCTGCGCACGGGGAAAGAACGTTTTCTGATGTACACTCAACTTCTAGTAACATTCACCGGGCATCATCCACAGCTGGTACTAGTTGCAGTGGTACAAGATCTTTTTCCAACAGCGTTGGTGGAAATACATTGGATCAACAAACATCTAACGTGACTTCATTTGTTGAAGAAATGCATATTGAGACTGGTCGTGTAAGGGACACAACGTCTCATGTACATGGTTCAGGTTCAGGCGGTCTAGCAGATGTAGAAGTCAGTAATATGGTTATCGATTTGGAAGGACCTTCTGTGCTTACAAATACAGAGAAGCCTTTCACTTACTTAGCCGAGTTGTCTCAAAAATGGGCAGTAATGAAAGATACCATGCATTCTGTTCAAGGAAGGATCAAA TGCTTCCTAACCGGAGTGAAGAAATTCCAGTTCAAGCAACAATCTACGTATGAGCTTCTATGTTACGTCGATGATGGTAGTCTCATCTGTGAGATCTTGCTCCATAACGAC GTTGTACAAAACAGGATAGGTCATTCATCCATGGAAGTCACAGCTGCTCTTTCCTCTTCAGCACCAACATCAGTAAATGCCATGATGAAAGAGAAACTGAAACGCTTCCAGTTTTTTCTCGCTGACTTCGAG GGAATAATGGTGGTAGAAATGAACAGATCGTCGCAATATCCGGTAGCAATTGAAATGAATCAGGGATGTTCGTTAACTGATGCTCGGTTACTCTTTGAAAGAATCAAATCATCCTCAAACTTAAATCCAGTTCTTGTTCTATCCCCTTGA